One genomic region from Verrucomicrobiia bacterium encodes:
- a CDS encoding M20 family metallopeptidase gives MTPVVQLLRDLVALPSVNPELLPAGDPRAGEHRVADFLVATGAKAGLTVETREVFLGRSNVFIRLTPSGPVKHRIVLAPHMDTVGGDNLDQLLKPEIRNGRLYGRGACDTKGCVAAMLTAVLDTARSTQRPNETEIVFIGLIDEEVKQRGSRAVAASGFEADLAIVGEPTQLKVITAHKGDVWLWLETKGKAAHGARPELGDNAVHRMAKVVDLLETKYAQALKKRKHPLLKHGTINVGSIQGGFQPNIVPAHCTISIDRRTLPGETETSVRRELTAFFKKAGVQVKLAKGKGVPCLALETNHKLPLVQEFMKLNGQTKPIGVDYFCDAAVLAQSGIPSIVFGPGHIAQAHTGDEWISLASLERGTALLTRFLKSLP, from the coding sequence ATGACTCCCGTCGTTCAACTGCTACGCGATCTGGTGGCGCTTCCGAGCGTTAATCCAGAGTTATTGCCCGCCGGCGATCCGCGCGCAGGCGAACATCGCGTCGCAGACTTCCTCGTAGCCACGGGCGCGAAGGCTGGCTTGACCGTTGAGACCCGCGAAGTTTTCTTGGGCCGTTCCAACGTCTTCATCCGCCTCACGCCTTCCGGTCCGGTGAAGCATCGCATCGTCCTCGCCCCGCACATGGACACCGTGGGCGGCGATAATCTCGATCAGTTGCTCAAGCCCGAGATCCGCAATGGCCGCCTCTACGGACGTGGTGCGTGTGATACGAAAGGCTGTGTCGCCGCCATGCTCACCGCCGTGCTGGACACCGCGCGCAGCACGCAACGCCCGAACGAGACCGAGATCGTTTTCATCGGCCTCATCGATGAGGAAGTAAAACAGAGAGGCTCACGCGCTGTGGCTGCTTCTGGATTTGAAGCGGACCTCGCCATCGTCGGTGAACCCACGCAACTGAAAGTCATCACCGCGCACAAAGGCGATGTGTGGCTCTGGTTGGAGACGAAGGGCAAAGCCGCGCATGGAGCGCGTCCTGAACTTGGCGATAACGCCGTCCACCGCATGGCGAAGGTCGTGGATTTGCTGGAGACGAAATACGCGCAAGCTTTGAAGAAGCGGAAACATCCGCTGCTCAAGCACGGCACGATCAACGTCGGTTCCATCCAAGGTGGCTTCCAACCGAACATCGTCCCCGCACATTGCACCATCTCCATCGATCGCCGCACCTTGCCGGGTGAGACAGAGACGAGCGTGCGCCGTGAACTCACCGCTTTCTTTAAGAAAGCAGGCGTGCAAGTGAAACTCGCGAAGGGCAAAGGCGTCCCCTGCCTCGCGCTGGAGACGAATCACAAACTGCCGCTCGTGCAGGAGTTCATGAAATTGAACGGCCAGACGAAGCCCATCGGCGTGGATTATTTCTGCGATGCCGCTGTGCTCGCGCAGAGCGGCATTCCCAGCATCGTGTTCGGCCCGGGTCACATTGCGCAGGCGCACACGGGCGATGAATGGATCTCGCTCGCCTCGCTGGAGCGCGGCACCGCCCTGCTCACGCGTTTCCTGAAATCCCTGCCATGA
- a CDS encoding SDR family NAD(P)-dependent oxidoreductase: MNFLVTGGAGFIGSHVCERLLQGGHAVWAFDELNDFYSPAIKQSAIRHLQSFAKPFTFVQGDLTDNAAVEEVFASAQIDQVIHLAARAGVRPSLQEPALYQRVNVEGTVNLLEAARKRKVKKITIASSSSVYGVNAKVPFSESDPIFSAISPYAASKLACEALGHVYHHVYGMDVIMLRFFTVYGPRQRPDLAIHKFCRMIHEGKPIPVFGDGSTARDYTYVSDTVDGVLACTQKEFGYDVFNLGESQTVRLDYLIELIEKALGKKAVIDRQPMQAGDVPITYADISKAREKLGYNPHIKIEEGIPRFVEWFRTTL; encoded by the coding sequence ATGAATTTTTTGGTCACTGGCGGAGCTGGTTTCATCGGCTCGCACGTTTGTGAACGTCTCTTGCAGGGCGGTCATGCCGTCTGGGCGTTTGATGAATTGAATGACTTCTATTCGCCCGCCATCAAGCAGTCCGCCATCCGCCATCTGCAATCCTTCGCCAAGCCCTTCACCTTCGTACAAGGCGACCTGACGGATAACGCCGCCGTGGAAGAAGTCTTCGCCAGCGCGCAGATCGATCAGGTCATCCATCTCGCCGCCCGTGCCGGTGTGCGCCCCAGCTTGCAAGAGCCCGCGCTCTACCAACGCGTGAATGTGGAAGGCACCGTGAACCTCCTCGAAGCCGCGCGCAAACGGAAGGTGAAGAAGATCACCATCGCCTCATCCTCCTCCGTCTATGGTGTGAATGCGAAGGTGCCCTTCTCCGAAAGCGATCCTATTTTCTCCGCCATCTCGCCGTATGCCGCGAGCAAGCTTGCCTGCGAAGCCCTTGGCCATGTGTATCATCACGTCTATGGCATGGATGTCATCATGCTGCGCTTCTTCACCGTGTATGGACCGCGCCAGCGCCCCGACCTCGCCATTCATAAGTTCTGCCGCATGATCCACGAAGGCAAACCCATCCCCGTCTTCGGCGATGGCTCGACCGCACGTGACTACACCTACGTGAGCGACACCGTGGATGGCGTCCTCGCCTGCACACAAAAAGAATTCGGCTACGACGTCTTCAACCTCGGCGAATCGCAGACCGTGCGCCTCGATTACCTCATCGAGCTCATCGAGAAAGCGCTGGGCAAGAAGGCGGTCATTGATCGCCAACCGATGCAAGCCGGTGACGTGCCCATCACTTATGCCGACATTTCAAAAGCTCGTGAGAAGCTCGGCTACAATCCGCACATCAAGATCGAGGAAGGTATTCCGCGCTTCGTGGAATGGTTCCGCACGACGCTGTAA
- a CDS encoding type II toxin-antitoxin system HigB family toxin, whose product MRIIKQSTLLALAEKHPKSLTAIRSWLVVAKQAEWRGLNDVRRTYPHADLVEVGSGKKVMVFNICGNAYRLIVAVHFNTGMVYILRFLTHAEYSKDQWKEQL is encoded by the coding sequence GTGCGGATAATCAAGCAAAGCACGCTGCTGGCATTGGCTGAAAAACACCCGAAATCGCTTACGGCGATCAGGAGTTGGCTGGTGGTGGCCAAGCAGGCTGAGTGGCGAGGGCTGAATGACGTGCGACGGACTTACCCGCACGCTGATCTGGTGGAAGTGGGCAGCGGCAAGAAAGTGATGGTGTTCAATATCTGTGGCAATGCCTACCGGTTGATTGTGGCGGTCCATTTCAATACGGGCATGGTGTACATCCTCCGCTTTTTGACCCATGCCGAATACAGCAAAGATCAATGGAAAGAGCAGTTATGA
- a CDS encoding helix-turn-helix domain-containing protein produces MKTATKIEFRKLPKTYSGLCKLLMPRPIHDSVGYENTMEMTDAMVLHEEDFTADQRDYFDLLCRLIEQYDAEQVPPIELPPLEVLKHLLEQQEMSAADLSRLLGGSRNLGAMILRGERGLTTEHIAKLAKHFAVSPALFIGS; encoded by the coding sequence ATGAAAACAGCAACCAAGATTGAATTTCGCAAGCTGCCGAAGACTTATTCGGGGCTATGCAAGCTGCTAATGCCGCGTCCCATTCATGACAGTGTGGGCTATGAGAATACCATGGAGATGACGGATGCGATGGTGTTGCATGAAGAAGATTTCACGGCGGATCAACGGGACTATTTCGACCTGCTTTGCCGATTGATCGAGCAGTATGACGCGGAGCAGGTTCCACCGATTGAGTTGCCACCTTTGGAAGTATTAAAACATTTGTTGGAGCAACAGGAAATGTCAGCGGCGGATTTATCCCGGCTTTTGGGTGGGAGCAGGAATTTGGGGGCAATGATTCTACGGGGCGAGCGTGGATTGACGACGGAGCATATCGCGAAGCTGGCAAAGCATTTTGCTGTGTCACCTGCGTTGTTTATTGGCAGTTAG
- a CDS encoding dienelactone hydrolase family protein produces the protein MSSKVFAAGRIALFCGALLSWTLPAFSQSAEPLAGTKQLTMEGDLSEQMVTGISKFLDRELAASVEGRARFWKPDFSTRTTYNQSVQPNRERLARIIGAVDARVTKVNLEYVATSTSPAKVAETDRFVAYAVRWPVFENVYGEGLMLVPKGRSSCRVIAIPDADQTPEQIAGLAPGLPTELQFARRFAENGCQVIIPTLASRADTFSGNVRLNRFTNQPHREWIYRQAYELGRHIVGYEVQKVLAAVDWLEGQLPTKDAIPPEVGVVGYGEGGLIAFYSAAIDTRIDACFVSGYFGKREKLWQEPIYRNFHGLLQEFGDAEIATLIAPRVFIAEYSPAPDVKGPPEERAGRKGAAPGKIVTPEYKDVVAEFNRAQMLCAEAFRPALILFNGQDGALMGPINDTGVLATMQALRVNIESLRVPGQQPTDLRPTFNQDERQERLVRDLERHTQRLLLLASSVRDDFLWNKVKPNTTNEWQAAMRSYQTKLWDESIGRFAKGTNELNPRTRKIYDKPKWTGYDVVLDVHNDVYAWGYLLLPKGMKPGEKRPVVVCQHGLEGVPDDVVNDNLESPAYAAYKAFGARLVERGFIVFVPHNPYRGKDAFRVLQRKANPLGKSLFSVILNQHDRILDFLSSQSFVDPQRIGFYGLSYGGKTAMRVPALLDRYCLSICSGDFNEWVWKNVTTDWSRSYMFSGEYEMPEFNLGSTFNYAEMAALIAPRPFMVERGHNDGVGVDEWVAFEYAKVNRLYGKLKIPQLTQIEYFDGPHTINGQASYKFLHKHLNWPEPKQ, from the coding sequence ATGTCATCCAAGGTCTTTGCCGCTGGTCGTATCGCGTTGTTCTGCGGCGCGTTGTTGTCGTGGACCCTGCCCGCATTTTCTCAATCTGCCGAGCCGCTGGCCGGAACCAAGCAATTGACCATGGAAGGCGACCTCTCGGAGCAGATGGTCACGGGCATCAGCAAGTTCCTGGATCGTGAACTGGCTGCCTCGGTGGAAGGCCGCGCCCGCTTTTGGAAGCCAGACTTCTCCACGCGGACGACTTATAATCAATCGGTGCAGCCGAATCGTGAGCGGCTCGCGCGTATCATCGGTGCGGTCGATGCGCGCGTGACCAAGGTGAATCTGGAATACGTGGCTACGAGCACCTCCCCAGCGAAGGTGGCGGAGACGGATCGCTTCGTAGCTTATGCAGTGCGTTGGCCGGTGTTTGAGAATGTCTATGGTGAAGGGCTGATGCTGGTGCCGAAGGGCCGTTCCTCCTGTCGCGTGATCGCCATTCCGGATGCGGATCAGACACCCGAGCAGATCGCAGGGTTGGCTCCGGGCTTGCCCACGGAACTGCAGTTTGCCCGTCGTTTTGCGGAGAATGGTTGTCAGGTGATCATTCCCACGTTGGCCAGCCGGGCGGATACTTTTTCGGGCAATGTACGGTTGAACCGTTTCACCAATCAGCCGCATCGCGAATGGATTTACCGTCAGGCGTATGAGCTGGGCCGTCACATCGTGGGATATGAGGTGCAAAAGGTTCTGGCGGCGGTGGACTGGCTCGAAGGTCAACTGCCGACGAAAGATGCGATTCCACCCGAAGTGGGCGTGGTGGGTTATGGGGAGGGTGGTTTGATCGCTTTTTACAGCGCGGCGATTGATACGCGCATCGATGCCTGTTTCGTCAGCGGTTATTTCGGCAAGCGCGAAAAACTTTGGCAGGAGCCGATTTACCGGAACTTTCACGGTCTGTTGCAGGAATTTGGTGATGCGGAGATCGCCACACTCATCGCACCCCGTGTGTTCATCGCGGAGTATTCACCCGCTCCAGATGTGAAAGGTCCGCCGGAAGAACGCGCGGGTCGTAAGGGCGCGGCTCCGGGAAAGATTGTCACACCGGAATACAAAGACGTCGTCGCTGAATTCAATCGCGCTCAAATGCTGTGTGCTGAAGCGTTCCGGCCCGCGCTCATTTTGTTCAATGGTCAGGATGGTGCCTTGATGGGACCGATCAATGACACGGGCGTGTTGGCCACGATGCAGGCTTTGCGCGTGAATATTGAAAGCCTGCGTGTTCCCGGCCAGCAACCGACGGATTTGCGACCGACGTTCAATCAAGATGAACGGCAGGAGCGTCTGGTCCGTGATTTGGAACGGCATACGCAACGGCTCTTATTGCTGGCCAGCAGCGTGCGGGATGATTTTCTGTGGAACAAGGTAAAGCCGAACACGACGAACGAGTGGCAGGCTGCCATGCGGTCGTATCAGACCAAACTGTGGGATGAAAGCATCGGACGTTTCGCCAAAGGGACAAATGAGCTGAATCCACGCACGCGCAAGATCTACGATAAACCAAAGTGGACGGGCTACGACGTGGTGTTGGATGTGCATAATGACGTTTACGCCTGGGGTTATCTGTTGTTGCCCAAGGGGATGAAGCCGGGTGAAAAACGGCCTGTGGTTGTCTGCCAGCATGGTCTTGAAGGTGTGCCGGACGACGTGGTGAATGATAATCTGGAAAGCCCAGCTTACGCTGCTTACAAAGCTTTTGGTGCGCGATTGGTGGAGCGTGGTTTCATCGTGTTCGTGCCGCACAATCCGTATCGCGGCAAGGACGCCTTCCGTGTGCTGCAACGCAAAGCGAATCCGCTCGGCAAGTCACTCTTCTCGGTGATTCTGAACCAGCATGATCGCATTCTGGATTTTCTTTCCTCCCAATCATTCGTCGATCCGCAACGCATCGGTTTCTACGGGCTTTCTTACGGTGGCAAGACGGCGATGCGTGTGCCGGCTTTGCTGGACCGCTATTGCCTTTCCATCTGCTCCGGTGATTTCAATGAGTGGGTCTGGAAGAATGTGACGACGGACTGGAGCCGGAGTTACATGTTCAGCGGCGAGTACGAGATGCCGGAGTTCAATCTTGGCTCCACGTTCAATTATGCGGAGATGGCCGCATTGATCGCACCACGGCCTTTCATGGTAGAGCGCGGGCATAATGACGGGGTGGGCGTGGATGAATGGGTGGCTTTCGAATACGCGAAGGTGAACCGTCTCTACGGCAAATTAAAGATTCCGCAGCTCACGCAGATAGAATATTTCGACGGGCCGCACACGATCAATGGTCAGGCGAGCTACAAGTTCCTGCACAAGCACCTGAACTGGCCGGAGCCGAAACAGTAG
- a CDS encoding alpha/beta hydrolase — protein MVRSISIITCLFALALTGIAQSVQTLQWPTRFASKPPTGIDSRWLATYRLGLSSMSEAQAVGMSASAAQMIGLTQEQAGRLQRLLVPLYAEIKKDEVFKNARSALPYCYSETTPTNGLATVYFPENVGTNKPPILFLHGYGGSFLWPIHLLARAFPDRVIIAPAYGLSGGNIHPLYIQQSLRAVQDTLKLEEPLPKPVLIGLSAGVNGVLEHYGPRARQYTGAICIAGYPANETLPAFREGHRLEFLCGEKELFVQNQMLTNNLEKMKSRGVQVTSQVITGGDHFFLAEHQEESITRLKLAMSRLKE, from the coding sequence GTGGTCCGCTCTATTTCCATCATCACTTGCCTGTTTGCGCTGGCTCTCACCGGTATCGCGCAATCCGTTCAGACCTTGCAATGGCCCACACGCTTCGCCTCCAAACCGCCGACCGGTATCGACTCGCGCTGGCTTGCGACATATCGGCTGGGACTTTCCAGCATGAGCGAGGCACAGGCCGTCGGCATGAGCGCCTCTGCCGCCCAGATGATCGGCCTCACGCAAGAACAGGCCGGAAGATTGCAACGTCTCCTCGTCCCGCTCTACGCTGAGATCAAGAAGGACGAAGTATTCAAAAACGCCCGTAGCGCCCTGCCCTATTGCTACTCCGAGACCACGCCCACCAACGGCCTCGCCACAGTTTACTTTCCGGAGAATGTGGGTACGAACAAACCGCCCATCCTCTTCCTCCACGGCTACGGCGGCAGCTTCCTCTGGCCCATCCATCTCCTCGCCCGCGCTTTTCCCGATCGCGTCATCATCGCACCCGCTTACGGCCTCAGCGGTGGAAACATTCACCCTCTCTACATCCAGCAATCGTTACGCGCCGTTCAGGATACTTTAAAATTGGAAGAACCATTACCCAAGCCAGTGCTGATCGGGTTATCTGCTGGCGTGAATGGAGTCTTGGAACATTACGGGCCTCGCGCACGACAATATACGGGCGCGATCTGCATCGCGGGATATCCAGCCAACGAAACCCTGCCTGCCTTTCGTGAAGGCCATCGGTTGGAATTCCTCTGCGGCGAGAAAGAACTCTTCGTGCAAAACCAGATGCTCACGAACAATCTGGAGAAGATGAAGTCACGCGGCGTGCAAGTCACCAGCCAAGTGATCACCGGCGGCGACCACTTCTTCCTCGCCGAGCATCAGGAGGAATCCATCACCCGCCTGAAGCTCGCAATGTCGCGTCTGAAAGAATAG
- a CDS encoding tyrosine recombinase codes for MQDLVEDFLTYLRLERGQSEQTQKTYAALLGKFTAWAEAQGISAWREVDLKCLMSFLQTERERVPMDQPKESAAKMSSESIYLQIAALRAFYKYAENEKILPVNVAENLSLPRRWKRLPKALTNAEVDQLLKPLPVETPEALCDQAVLELAYASGLRLSELRTIRLEQLHLESGFINVIGKGNKERVVPVGKIAVEAINRYLHAARPKLVTPKSPATLFLSKRGTGFASVSMWWRVKRRVKLAGIKRNITPHMLRHSFATHLLEHGADLRVIQELLGHANISTTEIYTHVAGSRLREVHRKFHPRA; via the coding sequence ATGCAAGACCTCGTCGAAGATTTCCTGACTTACCTCCGCTTGGAGCGGGGCCAGTCCGAGCAGACGCAGAAAACCTACGCGGCGCTCTTGGGGAAATTCACAGCTTGGGCAGAAGCCCAAGGCATCAGCGCTTGGCGCGAGGTGGACCTGAAATGCCTGATGTCCTTCCTGCAAACGGAACGTGAACGCGTGCCGATGGATCAGCCGAAGGAGTCCGCAGCCAAGATGAGCTCCGAGAGTATCTACCTGCAGATCGCGGCGTTGCGCGCCTTCTACAAATACGCGGAGAACGAGAAAATCCTGCCGGTAAATGTGGCAGAAAACCTTTCCCTGCCTCGCCGCTGGAAGCGTTTGCCCAAAGCCCTCACGAATGCTGAGGTAGATCAGTTACTCAAGCCCTTGCCGGTAGAAACACCGGAAGCGCTCTGCGATCAGGCCGTTCTCGAACTCGCCTACGCCTCCGGCCTCCGCCTCAGCGAACTGCGCACCATCCGCCTTGAGCAACTGCATCTCGAATCCGGCTTCATCAACGTCATCGGCAAAGGCAACAAAGAGCGTGTCGTTCCCGTGGGCAAAATTGCGGTGGAAGCGATCAATCGTTACCTGCACGCCGCGCGTCCAAAACTGGTGACACCCAAATCTCCCGCGACATTATTCCTCAGCAAACGCGGCACCGGCTTCGCTTCCGTTAGCATGTGGTGGCGCGTGAAGCGTCGTGTGAAGCTCGCAGGCATCAAACGGAATATCACACCGCATATGTTACGGCATAGCTTCGCCACACATCTGCTCGAACACGGCGCGGACTTGCGCGTGATCCAAGAATTGCTCGGCCACGCGAACATCAGCACCACGGAGATATATACTCACGTGGCTGGCAGCCGCTTGCGCGAGGTGCATCGGAAATTTCATCCGAGAGCTTAG
- a CDS encoding phosphoribosylaminoimidazolesuccinocarboxamide synthase, which translates to MSDQTLLQIDLPGIPKVKSGKVREVFDLGDSLLFVASDRISAFDCIMPNGIPRKGEVLTQISHFWFDQTEKLVPNHRLAKANDPLPAILQPFADKVARRSMIVKKSKPLAIECVVRGYLAGSGWKEYKTSQTVCGIKLPAGLKESSELPEPIFTPATKAETGHDENISFEEAVKIVGKDIAEKARDLSLKIYNFARDYARQRGIIIADTKFEFGIYNGELILIDEVLTPDSSRFWPADQYQAGKGQPSFDKQFVRDYLETLDWDKTPPAPALPNEIVMKSQAKYLEAYERLTGKKL; encoded by the coding sequence ATGAGTGACCAAACGTTGTTGCAGATCGATTTGCCGGGCATCCCGAAAGTGAAAAGCGGAAAGGTGCGCGAGGTGTTCGACCTCGGCGATAGCCTGCTGTTCGTGGCGTCGGACCGTATCTCGGCGTTTGATTGCATCATGCCCAACGGCATCCCGCGCAAGGGCGAGGTGCTCACGCAGATCTCCCACTTCTGGTTCGATCAAACGGAAAAGCTGGTGCCGAATCATCGCCTGGCGAAGGCGAACGATCCCCTGCCCGCCATCCTGCAACCGTTCGCAGACAAGGTGGCACGCCGCAGCATGATCGTGAAGAAGTCCAAGCCATTGGCGATCGAGTGCGTGGTGCGCGGCTATCTCGCAGGCTCCGGCTGGAAGGAATACAAGACCAGCCAGACGGTTTGCGGCATCAAGCTGCCGGCAGGTTTGAAGGAATCTTCGGAATTGCCTGAACCGATCTTCACCCCCGCGACAAAGGCGGAGACGGGCCACGACGAGAACATCTCGTTCGAGGAAGCGGTAAAGATCGTGGGCAAGGACATCGCCGAGAAGGCACGCGACCTGAGCCTGAAGATCTACAACTTCGCCCGCGATTACGCCCGCCAACGCGGCATCATCATCGCGGATACAAAGTTCGAGTTCGGCATCTACAATGGCGAACTCATCCTCATTGATGAAGTACTCACGCCGGATTCCTCACGCTTCTGGCCCGCAGATCAGTATCAGGCGGGCAAAGGCCAACCGAGCTTCGACAAGCAATTCGTGCGCGATTACCTGGAGACGCTGGACTGGGATAAGACCCCGCCCGCGCCTGCTTTGCCAAACGAGATCGTGATGAAATCGCAGGCGAAGTACCTGGAGGCGTATGAGCGGTTGACGGGGAAGAAGCTGTAA
- a CDS encoding leucine-rich repeat domain-containing protein has protein sequence MYLPALLSMMLLATPLMAAEKKGAAFVSSASQLPFATLCLDSKISTETAYTLAKLIHASRYEFTTQQFPEDAFRNVTRKNAKALVAKLTPESVYAIASHLEKKTWLHLEGDKIADLRPLTGLSNLTGLVLSHHSISDLTPLAGLVNLKRLDLEGNQIADLNPLEKLVNLQELTLYDNPLISLQTLGHLPKLAELELSAGHVHLLAGVQRLDALKKLTARGIGPSSFIATPRCPELISLRAEGLTSLDGMEKFPSLLYASLTGVYTSLKPLNSCPQLTHLRISSFRTVDASEIKDLPAIKAIDFSALQVKNLESLGSHPTLREVTMPESKGTPVLQLKLLHASLSSWDADFSFSEPRATPSPKLLVVSQDEFDRFDFKEGYGVTPADRNIELIESERAWLERRLTKILAAKWEKTKDWNFPYTGGLRRSHTLHLSSVKAYQAAPQIVAAIQKELATARNDWIIYLQVELWGSDADRPVHATPDFIAWIYPDKIVTTENYAETIRKLFKP, from the coding sequence ATGTATCTCCCCGCCCTCTTGTCCATGATGCTGCTCGCTACTCCGCTCATGGCCGCAGAAAAGAAAGGTGCAGCATTCGTGTCATCAGCTTCCCAGCTTCCTTTTGCCACGCTTTGTCTCGACTCCAAGATTAGCACCGAGACGGCTTACACCTTGGCGAAGCTGATCCATGCATCCCGCTACGAATTCACAACCCAACAATTTCCTGAAGACGCCTTTCGTAACGTCACGCGGAAAAATGCGAAAGCGTTGGTAGCCAAACTGACCCCTGAATCAGTTTACGCCATCGCATCACACTTGGAGAAAAAGACGTGGCTCCATTTGGAAGGGGATAAAATCGCCGATTTGCGCCCTCTGACTGGATTGAGCAATCTGACGGGTCTTGTCCTCAGCCATCATTCCATCTCGGATCTCACTCCGTTGGCCGGTCTGGTTAACCTCAAACGACTGGATCTGGAAGGCAATCAGATCGCCGATCTTAATCCCTTGGAGAAACTGGTGAACCTTCAGGAACTCACTCTATATGACAATCCTTTGATCAGTCTCCAGACGCTCGGCCATCTGCCGAAACTGGCCGAACTCGAACTCTCCGCCGGGCACGTCCACTTGCTGGCTGGTGTCCAGCGGTTGGATGCCTTGAAGAAATTGACCGCCCGTGGCATCGGCCCCAGTAGCTTTATCGCCACTCCTCGCTGTCCGGAGTTGATCAGTTTGCGGGCTGAGGGTCTTACCAGTCTGGATGGCATGGAGAAATTCCCGTCCTTGTTATATGCCAGCCTGACCGGTGTTTATACTTCATTGAAGCCGCTGAACTCCTGCCCCCAGCTTACTCATCTGCGCATTTCTTCATTCCGTACGGTCGATGCCTCTGAGATTAAAGATTTGCCCGCCATCAAGGCGATAGACTTTAGTGCATTGCAGGTGAAAAATCTGGAATCATTAGGCAGCCACCCGACCTTGCGCGAAGTAACCATGCCCGAGTCCAAAGGCACTCCCGTCCTGCAATTGAAGCTGCTCCATGCCAGCCTCTCTTCTTGGGATGCCGATTTTTCCTTCTCTGAACCACGTGCCACTCCTTCCCCGAAGTTGCTGGTCGTTTCCCAAGATGAATTCGACCGTTTCGATTTCAAGGAAGGCTACGGTGTGACTCCTGCGGATAGAAATATCGAACTCATCGAATCGGAGCGTGCTTGGCTGGAGCGTCGTCTCACCAAGATACTGGCGGCGAAATGGGAGAAGACAAAAGACTGGAACTTTCCCTACACTGGCGGTCTGCGCCGGTCTCATACGCTCCATCTCAGCTCGGTAAAAGCCTATCAGGCCGCTCCGCAGATTGTTGCTGCCATCCAAAAGGAACTGGCCACTGCGCGGAATGACTGGATCATCTACCTGCAAGTCGAACTTTGGGGTTCCGATGCTGATAGACCGGTCCACGCTACCCCTGACTTCATCGCCTGGATATACCCAGATAAGATCGTCACAACTGAGAATTACGCAGAAACAATTCGCAAGCTGTTCAAGCCATAG